The Rhodocytophaga rosea genome has a segment encoding these proteins:
- a CDS encoding 3-keto-disaccharide hydrolase, which yields MYSSFKTGLAITAFFMATACDSGQKSDSQTDTTAVASDTSTTPTTPVGTTATGDVPAGATNTAALNTLTDQEKADGWKLLFDGQSTAGWRGYTKKTFPEKGWEVKDGALSVLASKTEGEGGGDIITENQYENFDLKFEFDYTPEANSGVLYRVKEVPNTPSWHSAPEYQVIDNAGWARKNDPNFNMDKHRTGDNYDFHAAPADYSKPAGEWNEGRIVVNNGKVEHWLNGKQTVSYDFNSQEWKDQVKKTKFAPYKDYGANKKGHIGIQDHGATVYYRNIKIKEL from the coding sequence ATGTATTCATCCTTTAAAACCGGCCTGGCTATAACAGCATTTTTTATGGCTACTGCCTGTGATTCCGGGCAGAAATCCGACTCACAAACAGATACTACGGCTGTTGCTTCTGATACTTCCACTACACCTACCACTCCTGTAGGCACTACAGCTACCGGCGACGTTCCCGCAGGTGCTACCAATACAGCGGCCCTTAATACACTCACTGATCAGGAAAAAGCAGATGGCTGGAAATTGCTGTTCGACGGACAATCCACAGCCGGATGGAGAGGGTATACTAAAAAAACGTTTCCTGAAAAAGGCTGGGAAGTAAAAGATGGGGCACTTTCCGTTTTGGCATCTAAAACCGAAGGAGAAGGCGGCGGGGATATTATTACTGAAAACCAGTATGAGAACTTCGACCTCAAATTTGAATTCGACTATACACCGGAAGCCAATAGCGGCGTACTATACCGGGTGAAAGAAGTACCCAATACACCCAGCTGGCACTCTGCCCCGGAATACCAGGTAATTGATAATGCAGGCTGGGCCAGAAAAAACGATCCCAATTTTAATATGGACAAACACCGCACCGGAGATAATTATGATTTTCATGCGGCTCCGGCTGATTATTCCAAGCCTGCCGGTGAATGGAATGAAGGACGCATTGTGGTGAACAACGGAAAAGTTGAACACTGGCTGAATGGCAAACAAACGGTATCCTATGACTTCAATTCCCAGGAATGGAAAGACCAGGTAAAAAAAACCAAGTTTGCTCCCTACAAAGACTATGGTGCCAACAAAAAAGGCCATATCGGCATACAGGACCACGGGGCAACCGTTTACTACCGTAATATCAAAATCAAAGAATTATAA
- a CDS encoding 3-keto-disaccharide hydrolase, producing MKSISQVKIKYLCLLIVTIALSVAWIHPSFTIKKVSLFNGKDLSGWKIYGTEKWYVDKGDLVCESGPDKQYGYLATDKPYKDFELTLEFKQESNGNSGVFFRSSIEGTKISGWQVEVAPPNHDTGGIYESYGREWLVQIPEEKEKFLKMGEWNELKIRAKGDQVTTWLNGNQMVDLKDAKIGAANGSIALQIHDGGGIKVRWRKLMIEEL from the coding sequence ATGAAAAGTATATCCCAAGTAAAAATTAAATACCTCTGCCTGTTAATTGTTACCATTGCCCTTAGTGTTGCCTGGATACATCCTTCCTTTACAATAAAGAAAGTATCGCTGTTTAATGGAAAAGACCTGAGCGGATGGAAAATATATGGTACTGAAAAGTGGTATGTTGATAAAGGTGATCTTGTTTGCGAAAGCGGACCAGATAAGCAATATGGATACCTGGCTACAGATAAACCTTACAAAGATTTTGAGCTAACCCTGGAGTTTAAACAGGAATCGAATGGAAACAGTGGGGTGTTTTTCCGCTCCAGCATCGAAGGCACCAAAATAAGCGGCTGGCAGGTAGAAGTTGCTCCCCCAAACCATGATACTGGTGGAATTTACGAATCGTATGGCAGGGAATGGCTGGTACAGATTCCGGAAGAAAAAGAAAAATTCCTGAAAATGGGTGAATGGAATGAATTAAAGATCAGAGCAAAAGGCGATCAGGTAACAACCTGGCTCAATGGCAACCAGATGGTTGATCTGAAAGACGCAAAAATCGGCGCTGCTAATGGTTCTATTGCCCTGCAGATTCATGATGGCGGCGGTATTAAAGTACGCTGGCGCAAACTGATGATAGAAGAACTATAA
- a CDS encoding fasciclin domain-containing protein yields the protein MKKVTLLVAMAFAFCVSLTSSFGQSKNIVETASANPDFSTLVSAIKAAGLAETLSGNGPFTVFAPTNEAFAALPAGTLESLLKPENKEKLVSILTYHVVSGNVKSTDLKDGQKAKTVNGKEAKVSLKGGKAMVENANVTKADIPTSNGVIHVIDKVILPSGM from the coding sequence ATGAAAAAAGTAACCTTATTAGTTGCCATGGCTTTCGCCTTTTGTGTAAGCCTGACAAGTTCTTTTGGACAATCCAAAAACATTGTAGAAACAGCTTCGGCAAATCCTGATTTTAGTACGCTGGTATCAGCAATTAAAGCAGCAGGCCTGGCAGAAACACTGAGTGGCAATGGTCCTTTCACCGTGTTTGCACCTACCAATGAAGCATTCGCGGCTTTACCTGCCGGAACCCTTGAAAGTCTGTTAAAACCAGAAAATAAAGAGAAACTGGTATCTATTTTAACTTATCATGTGGTGAGCGGCAATGTAAAATCTACCGATCTGAAAGATGGCCAGAAAGCCAAAACTGTGAACGGAAAAGAAGCTAAAGTAAGCCTGAAAGGCGGCAAAGCGATGGTAGAAAATGCCAATGTTACCAAAGCCGATATTCCAACTTCCAATGGCGTAATCCACGTGATTGACAAAGTAATTCTGCCTTCAGGAATGTAG
- a CDS encoding ROK family protein: protein MSFLGIEIGGTKLQMVAGNEPGTILQKICLPIDKTQGAAGIQQQIEVTLPELVSSAKPSAIGVGFGGPVDWQAGKICVSHQISGWSGFDMRSWLENMSQVPVVVENDANVAALGEAVYGAGIEFPIVFYVTIGSGIGGGLIVNKQIYHGALPGEAEIGHIRLDRKGTTIESACSGWAVDRKIRQAVQQHPNSLLHTLTAQVSSGEARFLASALAQQDALAIQILQEVATDLAFGLSHVVHLFHSNVIVLGGGLSLLGESLQQAVSAALPGFLMEAFLPGPQIRLAGLGEDAVPIGALELAKRYFLNSSA from the coding sequence ATGAGTTTTCTGGGAATTGAAATCGGAGGCACCAAACTCCAGATGGTAGCCGGAAATGAACCTGGTACCATTCTTCAAAAAATCTGCTTACCTATAGACAAAACACAAGGTGCTGCTGGCATTCAACAGCAAATTGAAGTTACCTTACCTGAGTTGGTTTCCTCTGCAAAACCATCGGCAATTGGAGTTGGTTTTGGCGGTCCGGTAGACTGGCAGGCTGGTAAAATTTGTGTTTCTCATCAGATTTCTGGCTGGTCTGGATTTGATATGCGCAGCTGGCTGGAAAATATGAGCCAGGTTCCGGTTGTGGTGGAAAATGATGCCAATGTAGCTGCACTGGGTGAAGCGGTATATGGGGCAGGCATCGAATTTCCTATTGTTTTTTACGTCACAATAGGTAGTGGCATAGGCGGAGGACTAATTGTAAACAAACAAATTTATCATGGTGCATTACCGGGAGAAGCAGAAATAGGCCATATCCGGCTAGACCGGAAAGGAACGACGATTGAGTCGGCTTGTTCCGGCTGGGCGGTGGATAGAAAAATACGGCAGGCCGTACAGCAACATCCCAATAGTTTACTTCATACTTTAACTGCACAAGTGAGCTCCGGCGAAGCCAGATTTTTAGCCTCTGCCCTGGCACAACAGGATGCACTGGCTATTCAGATTTTACAGGAAGTAGCCACCGATCTTGCTTTTGGTTTGTCGCATGTAGTACATTTATTCCACTCGAATGTGATTGTGCTAGGAGGTGGATTATCTTTGCTGGGCGAATCTTTACAGCAAGCTGTATCAGCAGCCTTGCCAGGTTTTTTAATGGAAGCCTTTCTTCCAGGGCCTCAAATCAGGCTGGCAGGTTTGGGAGAAGATGCCGTGCCGATAGGTGCGCTGGAATTAGCTAAGAGGTATTTTCTGAATTCTAGCGCATAA
- a CDS encoding 6-bladed beta-propeller, with product MNIKILLFCLFQFFFLFNTSQAQYVYEWQIGAQGIAQFTGPGGLALDQQGNMYVTDQHINCVYKVSGSGQLLLKFGFFGTGDGQFYEPTGVALDKQGNIYVTDYYNNRVQKFNPEGEFLLKFGVHGIGNGEFYYPEDIEVDVQGNVYVTDFWNNRIQKFNPDGQWLTSVGSYGSGDYQFISPRALAFDQQGNLYVADRNCIRKFNSDGQFIMRFGSQGTGIGQFQSSKDIEIDAEGNTYITDSYNKILKFSSTGDFLASFGTKGKEEGQLDRPTGIALDAKGNIYVADRWNHRVQQFNSAGAFVSVVGEPKKGSGQFFTPLDVALDEHNNIYVADRGNHRIQKFDAAGNFVFAFGSEGIDNGEFTYPNSVVVDKQGNIYVSEENDRIQKFNAQGEFLAKWGSDGSADGQFKNPHGLVLDKEGNIYVADQYNHRIQKFSSNGDFLSKFGSSGSANGQFAYPAHIAIDSQGSIYVADQENHRIQKFSNDGVFLSKFGTKGSIDGQMTYPIGITIDSEDHIYVADAGNHHIQQFNSNGDFISKTGTHGFSNGQLFAPMGLTIDAQGSIYVADAYNHRVQKFSLAPQISLRNGITPVENNTSFNIGETHYLHAIDTAFTIDNTAGKGILKVANLILPQGFTLDSTFPESIEAGTTASFTLKLLADKVGSYTGNLSFSTNDPDNKLYQVTLSGLITKAEQQISINALADRTYGDAPFTLTGNSSSGLALTFSMVSGPATLEGNVLTLTGAGEVTLLITQAGDNYYKAAELHKTFLVKKANQIIHLDSIPVKTYGDSSFTLPLTTSAGLPITYTSSNAAVATISANHIAIAGVGTTIITANQAGNDNYNPAETANQTLQVNKSFQKIHFDHLADQILADSTFQIIANASSTLPVNLMIVSGPASLVDNTLKMTGIGEVIIKASQLGNVNYWPAEEVIQRFCILPIKPVITATNNNLSSSSLVGNQWYLDGEAIEGATEWMLSVSKEGRYQVSVAGPCGQAIMSEPFLVKLSALDEYLTDLVKVYPNPVLEHLKVEIQDDMRILYAQIVNSSGKVLTYIKTNGVNNINFSIGNLKQGMYILEMYTSKGTVRKKIIKQ from the coding sequence ATGAATATTAAAATATTACTTTTTTGTCTGTTTCAATTCTTCTTTCTTTTCAATACCTCACAGGCTCAATATGTATATGAATGGCAGATAGGGGCACAGGGAATAGCTCAGTTTACCGGCCCTGGTGGTCTAGCGCTTGACCAGCAGGGTAATATGTATGTAACAGATCAGCATATCAACTGTGTGTATAAGGTATCGGGTAGTGGCCAACTTCTATTGAAGTTTGGTTTTTTCGGTACTGGCGATGGACAATTTTACGAACCAACCGGTGTAGCCTTGGATAAACAAGGAAATATTTATGTAACTGATTACTATAATAACAGAGTTCAAAAGTTTAATCCAGAGGGAGAATTCCTTTTAAAGTTTGGTGTTCATGGGATAGGCAATGGAGAATTTTATTATCCTGAGGACATAGAGGTAGATGTACAGGGTAATGTGTATGTAACTGATTTCTGGAATAACAGAATTCAAAAATTTAATCCGGATGGGCAATGGCTGACATCTGTAGGTTCCTATGGCAGTGGAGATTATCAATTTATAAGCCCTAGAGCATTAGCTTTCGATCAGCAGGGCAACCTGTATGTAGCAGATAGAAACTGCATCCGGAAATTTAATTCGGATGGCCAGTTTATTATGAGGTTTGGGTCACAGGGTACAGGCATTGGGCAGTTCCAATCTTCTAAGGATATAGAGATAGATGCAGAAGGCAACACGTATATTACTGATTCATACAATAAGATTCTGAAATTTTCTAGCACAGGTGATTTTCTTGCTAGTTTTGGTACCAAGGGAAAAGAAGAGGGCCAGTTGGATAGACCGACTGGAATAGCCCTGGATGCAAAGGGTAATATCTACGTAGCCGATCGATGGAACCATAGGGTTCAACAATTTAATTCAGCAGGAGCATTTGTTTCAGTAGTAGGCGAACCTAAGAAAGGTTCGGGACAATTTTTTACCCCTTTAGATGTAGCACTAGATGAGCATAACAATATCTATGTGGCCGACCGGGGTAACCATCGCATCCAAAAGTTTGATGCAGCAGGAAATTTTGTTTTTGCTTTTGGATCGGAGGGCATTGATAATGGCGAGTTTACCTATCCTAATAGTGTGGTTGTCGATAAGCAAGGCAATATTTATGTATCCGAAGAAAACGATAGGATTCAAAAATTTAATGCCCAGGGAGAATTTCTTGCTAAGTGGGGCAGTGATGGCTCTGCAGATGGGCAGTTTAAAAATCCTCATGGACTTGTATTAGATAAAGAAGGAAATATATATGTGGCGGATCAATATAACCACCGGATTCAAAAGTTTTCCAGTAATGGCGATTTTCTGTCAAAGTTCGGTTCGAGTGGCTCTGCAAATGGACAGTTTGCCTACCCTGCTCATATAGCTATAGATTCACAAGGCTCAATCTACGTAGCAGACCAGGAGAATCACCGGATTCAAAAGTTTAGTAATGATGGTGTTTTTCTCTCTAAGTTTGGTACCAAAGGCTCAATTGATGGGCAGATGACTTATCCAATAGGTATAACCATCGATAGTGAAGATCATATCTATGTGGCAGATGCTGGTAATCACCACATTCAGCAATTTAATTCCAATGGAGACTTTATTTCAAAAACTGGCACCCATGGTTTCAGCAATGGACAATTATTTGCGCCAATGGGCTTAACAATAGATGCTCAGGGTAGTATTTACGTGGCTGATGCATATAATCATCGTGTACAAAAATTTAGTTTGGCGCCTCAGATCAGCCTGAGAAACGGCATTACTCCTGTTGAAAATAATACAAGTTTTAATATCGGAGAAACCCATTACCTGCATGCCATTGATACTGCTTTCACGATTGATAATACAGCTGGGAAAGGCATATTGAAAGTAGCTAATCTAATTTTACCTCAGGGATTCACGCTTGATAGTACATTTCCGGAAAGTATTGAAGCCGGAACTACTGCTTCTTTCACTTTAAAATTATTAGCTGATAAAGTAGGTAGCTATACAGGTAATCTTTCGTTTTCAACCAATGACCCGGATAACAAGCTCTATCAGGTTACGCTTAGCGGCCTGATAACAAAAGCAGAACAACAAATTAGTATCAATGCCTTGGCAGATAGAACGTATGGTGATGCGCCTTTCACCTTAACAGGTAATTCAAGTTCCGGACTTGCCTTAACATTTTCAATGGTTTCAGGACCTGCTACACTAGAGGGTAATGTACTAACTTTAACCGGAGCCGGAGAAGTTACGCTTCTGATCACACAGGCGGGAGACAATTATTACAAGGCCGCCGAATTGCATAAAACTTTTTTGGTTAAAAAAGCAAATCAAATAATTCATCTGGATTCAATTCCTGTAAAAACGTATGGCGATTCATCTTTTACATTACCCTTAACTACTTCTGCCGGCCTTCCTATTACCTATACCAGTTCGAATGCAGCAGTAGCTACAATATCAGCTAATCATATTGCGATTGCAGGCGTAGGCACTACTATAATTACTGCTAACCAGGCCGGAAATGATAATTATAACCCGGCGGAAACTGCAAATCAAACCTTGCAGGTAAATAAATCTTTTCAAAAAATTCATTTTGATCACCTGGCCGATCAAATTCTGGCAGATTCTACTTTTCAGATTATTGCCAATGCAAGCTCCACACTTCCAGTAAATCTGATGATAGTTTCTGGTCCTGCTTCACTGGTAGATAATACATTAAAAATGACTGGAATCGGTGAAGTAATTATTAAAGCATCACAGTTAGGAAATGTCAACTATTGGCCTGCAGAAGAGGTAATTCAGCGTTTTTGTATTCTGCCCATCAAGCCTGTTATCACAGCTACTAATAATAACCTTAGTTCTAGCAGCCTTGTAGGCAATCAGTGGTATCTGGATGGAGAAGCAATAGAGGGAGCTACTGAGTGGATGTTATCAGTAAGTAAAGAAGGAAGGTATCAGGTATCTGTTGCAGGGCCTTGCGGTCAGGCAATTATGTCTGAGCCATTCCTGGTTAAACTTTCTGCTTTAGATGAATATCTAACTGATTTGGTAAAAGTTTATCCAAATCCTGTTCTTGAGCATTTAAAAGTTGAAATACAGGACGATATGAGAATACTGTATGCTCAGATCGTAAATTCATCTGGAAAGGTGCTTACTTATATAAAAACGAACGGAGTAAATAATATAAATTTCTCTATAGGAAACCTCAAACAAGGAATGTACATTTTAGAAATGTATACAAGCAAAGGAACAGTCAGAAAAAAAATTATCAAACAATAA
- a CDS encoding cytochrome c — translation MFTRFLKRAIPFGLTAFACCFSISCSVPRYSAETIPLQVQATEPFLARGKALVTMMCADCHTNPVTGQLSGKQLADVPKIMGTLYSKNITQHPHNGTGTYTDGQLAYLLRTGINHRGYLSPIMAKPGISDQDLQAIIAYLKHSPDKMVQAADVESPESRYSAPAKMAFRFKIRPSPYPTQAIATPSLTDKVAYGKYMVRILGCYECHSKSMVSINKEEPEQSKGYMSGGAKLKSLDGKTVHVPNLTMDKETGISSWTEGEFIKAIRESTAPGNRIITFPMPNYNALSIEEAGAIYAYIQTLPAVRNKVKRNTMPVTKVNTTDILATGKQVYARYGCQACHGEDGIGVADLRKAHADFPDDASLEAFIKNPGSVHPGTRMPAFGNIILQEEFKPLLAYVRWLGARQK, via the coding sequence ATGTTTACCCGGTTTTTAAAAAGGGCTATACCCTTTGGTTTAACAGCTTTTGCTTGTTGCTTTTCTATTTCCTGTAGTGTTCCCAGATACTCAGCTGAAACTATCCCTTTACAGGTGCAGGCAACAGAACCCTTCCTGGCCAGAGGAAAAGCGCTTGTTACGATGATGTGTGCCGATTGTCATACCAATCCTGTTACAGGACAGTTAAGCGGAAAACAACTGGCAGATGTGCCTAAAATTATGGGAACCTTATATTCTAAAAACATCACCCAGCACCCACACAACGGAACTGGCACCTATACTGATGGACAACTGGCCTATTTGCTGCGAACAGGCATTAATCACCGGGGATATTTGTCGCCCATTATGGCAAAACCCGGTATCTCCGACCAGGATCTGCAAGCTATTATTGCGTATCTCAAACATTCGCCTGATAAAATGGTGCAGGCTGCCGATGTAGAAAGTCCGGAATCCAGATACAGTGCGCCTGCAAAAATGGCTTTCCGTTTTAAAATCAGGCCATCGCCTTATCCAACGCAAGCTATTGCCACCCCAAGCCTGACTGATAAAGTAGCGTATGGGAAATATATGGTTCGTATTCTGGGATGTTATGAATGTCATTCCAAAAGTATGGTGAGCATTAATAAGGAGGAACCGGAACAATCGAAAGGATATATGTCAGGCGGTGCCAAACTAAAAAGTTTGGATGGAAAAACAGTACATGTACCTAACCTGACGATGGACAAGGAAACCGGCATTAGCAGCTGGACAGAAGGGGAATTTATAAAAGCCATCCGGGAAAGTACAGCACCTGGCAACCGGATTATTACCTTTCCCATGCCTAATTACAATGCACTGAGTATAGAAGAAGCAGGCGCCATATATGCCTATATTCAAACCCTTCCAGCGGTGCGAAATAAAGTAAAACGGAATACAATGCCTGTTACTAAAGTTAACACAACTGATATATTGGCCACAGGAAAGCAAGTATATGCCAGATATGGTTGCCAGGCTTGTCATGGAGAAGATGGCATAGGCGTAGCAGACCTGCGTAAAGCTCATGCTGATTTTCCGGACGATGCCAGTTTGGAAGCTTTTATTAAAAATCCCGGTAGTGTACATCCCGGAACCCGGATGCCTGCTTTCGGCAACATCATTCTCCAGGAAGAATTTAAGCCCTTGCTTGCTTATGTACGCTGGCTGGGAGCAAGGCAGAAATAA
- a CDS encoding GH1 family beta-glucosidase — MGIHFSQPAQQAAGFALRRSDFGENFKWGVSVAAYQVEGAHTVDKGPSIWDVFSNKRGNIYLNHHGNIACNFYNGYRDDLQLMRSLHIPNFRFSLAWSRIMPTGRYPVNQKGIDYYNYLIDHCLELGIEPWVTLYHWDLPHALELKGGWTNRDIIGWFKDFVEVCVKNFGDRVRYWMVLNEPMVFTGAGYFLGIHAPGKRWMKNFIPAVHHAALCQAEGARVVKSLRPQAEVGTTFSGSHIEPYRHTERDRKAAQRIDALLNRLFIEPSLGLGYPVADLPFLKRIDKYYKSEDDHLLPFNYDFIGVQVYTREMVSHTWLMPFINADLVKANKRKVPTTLMNWEVYPESIYHLLKQYARYEDIKKIYVTENGAAFTDTVQDGAVHDPQRKQYLQDHITQVYRAKGEGVQVEGYFIWTFTDNFEWAMGYHPRFGIVYVDFATQQRIIKSSGHWYRDFLKE, encoded by the coding sequence ATGGGTATACACTTTTCTCAACCGGCTCAGCAGGCGGCCGGATTTGCCTTACGTAGATCAGATTTTGGTGAAAATTTTAAATGGGGCGTTTCTGTTGCCGCTTACCAGGTGGAGGGTGCCCATACGGTAGACAAAGGACCTTCTATCTGGGATGTGTTCAGCAACAAACGGGGCAATATCTATCTCAACCATCATGGCAATATTGCCTGCAATTTTTACAACGGCTACCGCGACGACCTGCAACTGATGCGGAGCCTGCACATTCCCAATTTCCGCTTTTCTTTAGCCTGGTCCAGAATTATGCCTACCGGAAGGTATCCGGTAAACCAGAAAGGCATCGATTATTATAATTACCTGATCGATCATTGCCTGGAATTGGGAATAGAACCCTGGGTCACGTTGTATCACTGGGATTTGCCCCATGCCCTGGAATTGAAAGGCGGCTGGACCAACCGGGATATTATCGGCTGGTTTAAAGACTTTGTGGAAGTGTGCGTAAAAAACTTTGGCGACCGGGTACGCTATTGGATGGTGCTTAATGAACCCATGGTGTTTACCGGAGCCGGGTATTTTCTGGGTATTCATGCCCCAGGCAAACGGTGGATGAAAAATTTTATTCCAGCGGTTCATCATGCTGCCTTATGCCAGGCAGAAGGAGCCAGGGTAGTAAAAAGCTTGCGGCCACAGGCAGAAGTAGGTACCACTTTTTCCGGTTCCCATATAGAGCCTTACCGGCATACTGAAAGAGATAGAAAAGCTGCCCAACGGATAGATGCGCTGCTTAACCGCTTGTTTATTGAACCCAGCCTGGGTTTGGGATATCCTGTTGCTGATCTGCCTTTTTTGAAAAGAATCGATAAGTATTATAAATCTGAAGATGATCACTTGCTTCCTTTCAATTATGATTTTATTGGCGTACAGGTATATACCAGAGAGATGGTTTCGCATACCTGGCTGATGCCCTTTATCAATGCCGACCTGGTAAAAGCCAATAAACGTAAGGTACCCACTACGCTGATGAACTGGGAAGTATATCCTGAATCCATTTATCATTTGCTGAAACAATATGCCAGGTATGAGGACATCAAAAAAATATATGTCACTGAAAATGGCGCTGCTTTTACAGATACCGTGCAGGATGGTGCAGTACACGATCCACAAAGAAAACAATACTTACAAGATCATATTACCCAGGTATACCGGGCAAAAGGGGAAGGCGTACAGGTAGAAGGCTATTTCATCTGGACGTTTACAGATAATTTTGAATGGGCCATGGGCTATCATCCCCGGTTTGGTATTGTATATGTGGATTTTGCTACCCAGCAACGCATCATTAAATCATCCGGCCACTGGTACCGGGATTTTTTGAAAGAGTAA
- a CDS encoding DoxX family protein → MNSPHTSTTQNICRIGLGLFMLLAGIGHLTFKRKEFQAQVPDWVPLNEDLVVIVSGVAEVALGGAMVFLPKHKVKTGIALAAFYVAVFPGNISQYLNGIDAFGLDTDQKRFARLFFQPVLIVWALWSTGVFQWMHQNRKKSRSLLS, encoded by the coding sequence ATGAATTCTCCTCATACATCTACCACCCAGAACATATGCCGCATAGGTTTAGGACTATTTATGTTGCTGGCAGGTATAGGTCATCTTACTTTTAAGCGGAAGGAATTTCAGGCACAGGTACCTGATTGGGTGCCCTTGAATGAGGATCTGGTGGTGATCGTATCTGGTGTGGCAGAAGTGGCTTTAGGAGGGGCCATGGTGTTTCTTCCAAAGCACAAAGTTAAAACCGGTATCGCTTTGGCGGCATTTTATGTAGCTGTATTTCCTGGTAATATATCACAATACCTGAATGGGATTGATGCATTTGGCCTGGATACCGACCAGAAAAGATTTGCCCGCCTGTTCTTCCAGCCCGTGCTGATTGTCTGGGCGCTTTGGAGTACCGGCGTTTTCCAATGGATGCATCAGAACAGAAAAAAGTCCAGGAGTTTGTTATCATAA
- a CDS encoding glycosyltransferase family protein, with protein sequence MKILYAIQGTGNGHLSRARDIIPILEKKGELDVLISGTQADVSLDYPIKYRFNGLSFVFGKKGGVDFKKTFLQADTRKFYKEIARLPLEGYGLIISDFEPVSAWACKVKRKLCIGLSHQSAVLSPNAPKPEKDDKLGRLILKNYAPVNVQYGFHFNHFDSATFTPVIRRQIRQLEVSDQGHYTVYLPAYDDERLYNILSQFKQVKWQVFSKHNKNAFQLGNVSIQPLSNEAFIQSMASCTGILCGAGFETPAEALFLKKKLMVIPMKNQYEQQCNAAALKQMGVPVIKKLHLKYAPLIYDWLEQGQIIPVDYPDMTEQIIDQIIHTHYTPAIPSIDYMWEQSYKLIPSK encoded by the coding sequence ATGAAAATTTTATATGCCATACAAGGCACCGGAAATGGGCATCTGAGCCGGGCAAGAGATATTATTCCTATTCTCGAAAAAAAAGGAGAACTGGATGTTCTCATCAGTGGCACACAGGCAGACGTATCTTTGGACTATCCTATCAAATACCGTTTTAATGGCCTGAGCTTTGTATTCGGGAAAAAAGGAGGCGTAGATTTTAAAAAAACTTTTTTACAGGCCGATACCAGGAAGTTTTATAAAGAAATCGCCCGTTTGCCTCTGGAAGGCTATGGTTTGATTATCAGCGATTTTGAACCTGTTTCCGCCTGGGCTTGTAAAGTAAAGCGAAAATTGTGTATCGGCTTAAGCCATCAGAGTGCCGTACTTTCTCCAAATGCGCCCAAACCTGAAAAAGATGATAAGCTGGGAAGACTTATTCTCAAAAATTATGCACCGGTGAATGTCCAATATGGCTTTCATTTCAACCATTTCGACTCAGCTACTTTTACCCCCGTGATCCGCAGGCAGATCCGCCAGCTGGAAGTAAGCGACCAGGGACATTATACAGTGTATCTGCCAGCTTATGATGATGAAAGGCTGTACAATATCCTGAGCCAGTTCAAACAAGTAAAATGGCAGGTATTTTCCAAACACAATAAAAATGCATTTCAACTCGGGAATGTATCTATACAACCATTAAGCAATGAAGCGTTTATTCAAAGCATGGCTTCCTGCACAGGTATTTTGTGTGGTGCCGGTTTTGAAACACCGGCTGAGGCTTTGTTTCTGAAAAAGAAACTGATGGTAATTCCGATGAAAAATCAATACGAACAGCAATGCAATGCGGCTGCTCTTAAACAAATGGGGGTGCCGGTGATTAAAAAGCTGCACCTCAAATATGCTCCCCTTATATACGACTGGCTCGAACAAGGCCAGATTATTCCTGTAGATTATCCCGACATGACCGAACAAATTATAGATCAGATTATCCATACGCATTATACCCCTGCCATTCCATCTATAGATTATATGTGGGAACAATCCTACAAGTTAATCCCTTCTAAATAA